A genomic stretch from Empedobacter stercoris includes:
- the hemE gene encoding uroporphyrinogen decarboxylase — MIKNDLLLKALRGEEVERPPVWMMRQAGRYLPEFIELRDKYDFFTRCQTPELAAEITVQPIRRFPLDAAIIFSDILVVPQAMGMNFEMKPGVGPWLENPIRTTQDVEKVYIPDVEEELGYVYKAMDLTKKELDNNIPLIGFAGSPWTLLCYAVEGQGSKSFDKAKGFCFQNPVAAHQLLEKITQTTIQYLLKKVEHGANVIQIFDSWGGMLSPKDYDEFSWNYIEQIVNEVSKVVPVTVFAKGCWFALEKMADSKASALGVDWTITPQLAREFTGFKKTLQGNFDPSRLLSPPETIQQMVKEMIDDFGPYKYIANLGHGILPNIPVENAQAFIEAVVNYKRD, encoded by the coding sequence ATGATAAAAAATGATTTGCTTTTAAAAGCATTGAGAGGTGAAGAGGTAGAACGTCCACCAGTATGGATGATGCGTCAAGCTGGACGTTATTTACCAGAGTTTATAGAATTGAGAGATAAATACGATTTCTTTACACGTTGTCAAACGCCAGAATTAGCAGCAGAAATTACTGTTCAACCAATTCGTCGTTTTCCGTTGGATGCAGCAATTATCTTTTCGGATATTTTAGTTGTTCCACAAGCAATGGGAATGAATTTCGAAATGAAACCTGGAGTTGGTCCATGGTTAGAGAATCCGATTCGTACGACTCAAGATGTAGAAAAAGTATATATTCCTGATGTTGAAGAAGAATTAGGATATGTGTACAAAGCGATGGATTTGACGAAAAAAGAATTGGATAATAATATTCCTTTAATCGGTTTCGCAGGTTCGCCTTGGACATTGTTGTGTTATGCAGTAGAAGGACAAGGGTCTAAATCGTTTGATAAAGCAAAAGGGTTCTGTTTTCAAAATCCAGTTGCTGCACACCAATTATTAGAAAAAATTACTCAAACTACAATTCAATATTTATTGAAAAAAGTAGAACACGGTGCAAATGTGATTCAGATTTTTGATTCTTGGGGTGGAATGTTATCGCCAAAAGATTATGATGAATTTTCTTGGAATTACATTGAGCAAATTGTAAACGAAGTTTCTAAAGTAGTTCCTGTAACCGTTTTTGCAAAAGGTTGTTGGTTTGCTTTAGAGAAAATGGCCGATTCTAAAGCTTCTGCTTTGGGAGTTGATTGGACAATTACACCACAATTAGCACGCGAGTTTACTGGTTTCAAAAAGACGTTACAAGGTAACTTTGATCCTTCTCGTTTGTTATCTCCTCCAGAAACTATTCAACAAATGGTAAAAGAAATGATTGACGATTTTGGTCCTTATAAATATATTGCCAATTTAGGCCACGGAATTTTACCGAATATTCCAGTAGAAAATGCACAAGCGTTTATAGAAGCGGTTGTAAATTATAAGAGAGATTAA
- a CDS encoding SLATT domain-containing protein, producing the protein MNNDKLKNYIAKTAYNIGFGAKKNFASFDIVNNLNEYISILSMIIGVLALVFEIFNAKIISATLLIFGIIGLYINKFDKGVEEYEKYGVLYLKLYNQLHLLYNEVDASDDILRKKILEKVKHIEEEFYNNNMSKQVYFSDLLAHFKFYYQFQTEWIVKELNLTFWKDKIPNSLKVIIILFLIIVLIVVCFSQLFMKNICN; encoded by the coding sequence ATGAATAATGATAAATTAAAGAATTATATTGCAAAAACTGCTTATAATATAGGTTTCGGAGCAAAAAAGAATTTTGCTTCATTCGATATAGTGAATAATTTAAATGAGTATATTTCAATATTATCAATGATAATAGGCGTTTTAGCTTTAGTATTTGAAATTTTTAATGCTAAAATTATATCTGCTACATTGTTAATATTTGGTATTATTGGTCTTTACATAAATAAGTTTGATAAAGGAGTTGAAGAATATGAAAAATATGGTGTTTTATATTTAAAACTTTATAATCAATTACATTTATTGTATAATGAAGTTGATGCTTCTGATGATATATTAAGGAAAAAAATTCTTGAGAAAGTAAAACATATTGAAGAAGAGTTTTATAATAATAATATGTCTAAGCAAGTGTATTTTAGTGATTTACTAGCGCATTTTAAATTTTATTATCAATTTCAAACAGAATGGATCGTGAAGGAGCTAAACTTAACTTTTTGGAAAGATAAAATTCCTAATAGTTTAAAAGTTATTATAATTTTGTTTTTAATTATAGTATTAATAGTTGTATGTTTTTCTCAATTGTTTATGAAAAATATTTGTAACTGA
- a CDS encoding tyrosine-type recombinase/integrase, which produces MSYYNKQLKLIFEELNIDTKINFYTARHTFATISLKNGVHVSKIKQALGHQSIKTTESYLEDFKDHEIDEAFENLI; this is translated from the coding sequence ATAAGCTATTACAACAAACAACTTAAATTAATTTTTGAAGAATTGAACATTGATACTAAAATCAATTTCTATACAGCTCGGCATACTTTTGCTACTATTTCATTAAAAAATGGTGTTCATGTTTCTAAAATTAAACAAGCTCTCGGTCACCAATCAATTAAAACAACAGAATCCTACTTAGAAGATTTTAAGGATCATGAAATTGACGAAGCTTTTGAGAATTTGATATAA
- a CDS encoding AlbA family DNA-binding domain-containing protein, with protein MNKHKKYKIINFENSYCYVQDILTNQIYKCFSLDEHQIGDIVYLYSSNINIHTGNPIFYYSILNNYEVGKEYDFEISDEEDNKLLITDEFNNRLKIPISFKEYTNQDYITLKVEKFDLEKNKLVFEQKNLQSNVYDLSDFEKGKIYKFRVEAITESKNGLKFINSIYNNKKYSIVIPYQIKDIKLGEDVEVFLYQNKNGESKLNLTRKFIATKLYEFGKKYSFVIEDITISFYNGLEVCKLLDTRNNFKQDYYPSYDKTFSVENQNLKVGDNINLYVTNVNDKGSLYLSLKEIVNFDRTNYIIEDIFEKLGISEYLKPYFYDLVEYIDDDEQNNFLEQYQSGNNLWLFSYFTLLDKLIYLELEDGEFIQVKTILDLYTKLEKWMLLSGYINNFSPAKKNDIVRKAKQKNEKLLALESAVNLYIQNEEESYIQNINSQLKNTPVLFDDQKATLIELFRISHLINTDDYDLTTFNALYNFISSGMYDEDDSFKITTALEGKMISFKDDIINSINNEEVENKEKIVYFIEHLYLYQFFVIKNQDYDKATYNTLNLLKLCALYDSDKAIKYNNLIIDVIIKNQYIEVETLNNSILLDLDTQNCLRLLRELPFKNPFINAGKSVRLENQICLIPGNHFHSSATRINQLLTFDKYNLAIGSNFEKLNISQDLTAEELIIEVLKIHDLKYNKEILQANDFDTNTIYNGVIKAFDRDNKFVYVNSLINEKPIEFTLHVNYFDRLNCLENISLFIKKGDQISFNIIKNEDKKVYLKFNEEFSKYIDELIDQNDIHIIKIFKIDNQGAIGVSENGILVFLNDLNLILNKCYEVKLIDYNEQINAFIGYDHKLTNQQFVNNIESLYRKFLISSKFIQKPDVFDNNKILEVQLRFLMSAIESTISDDDQLKETILKFLFLYTISSILKSSKSYYYKQKLNNIYNILHITSEKENVELIEIDESTVSKFENLKTERIVYDLLNYFNSDNIDIPINIHSDNKYYKAKKLIESYNLIKQYNQNQDLFKFYQQLIISELLNNEKIIDKNLQIEGLIKIDEEINHPFLRNKTNLGIESKHQEFKSSFFYSASEIKQVDVVLRTINGFLNSFEGGKLFIGVNDDGDIIGLENDLNYENKKRTLDQYQNEIVSAINYGFPKEIATSFLDFKFHNLNQFVYLEIQIKPYDAPIHYKNEFWLRQANRTTILKGNDLTDFFKRKMNRSVSFKEEKVLEDNIISYNDIDNLQPIYNEDYYSEFKTEGQIQNNLFTNVEDDYLVTLYIFEDNTYLISKDEFKQDYLFKIRINEADKLSYLLMCYDNACVNKVDIRQIISKKLNRRYSNAMSDYGKLMATFISKDADHILIKTTCLNKEYVKIIHSNKITAHRSLGLKGNQIVQEEIDTVNKYLILTSDLANSYLDFVRESKQGYGAYLNSNYTNKLQGLNI; from the coding sequence ATGAATAAGCACAAAAAATACAAAATAATAAACTTCGAAAACTCTTATTGTTACGTTCAAGATATTTTAACAAATCAAATTTATAAATGCTTTAGTTTAGATGAACATCAAATTGGTGATATAGTATATTTATATAGTTCAAACATAAATATTCATACAGGGAATCCAATTTTTTATTATAGTATATTAAATAATTATGAAGTTGGAAAAGAATATGATTTTGAAATTTCTGATGAAGAAGATAATAAATTGTTAATTACGGATGAATTTAATAATCGTTTAAAAATCCCAATTTCTTTTAAGGAATATACTAATCAAGATTATATTACATTAAAAGTAGAGAAATTTGATTTAGAAAAAAATAAATTAGTTTTTGAGCAAAAAAATCTTCAATCTAATGTTTATGATCTTTCTGATTTTGAAAAAGGAAAAATTTACAAATTTAGAGTTGAAGCAATCACTGAATCAAAAAACGGTTTAAAATTTATTAACTCTATTTATAATAATAAAAAATATTCAATAGTAATTCCTTATCAAATTAAAGATATTAAATTAGGAGAGGATGTGGAAGTTTTTTTGTATCAAAATAAAAATGGAGAATCAAAATTAAATTTAACAAGAAAATTTATTGCTACGAAACTTTATGAATTTGGTAAAAAATATTCTTTTGTAATTGAGGATATTACGATCAGTTTTTATAACGGATTGGAAGTGTGTAAATTATTAGATACAAGAAATAATTTCAAACAAGATTATTATCCTTCGTATGATAAAACTTTTTCTGTTGAAAATCAAAATTTAAAAGTTGGTGATAATATAAATCTATATGTTACTAATGTCAATGATAAAGGCTCTTTATATCTGTCTTTAAAGGAGATAGTGAATTTTGATAGAACAAATTATATTATTGAAGATATTTTTGAGAAGTTAGGTATTTCAGAATATCTAAAGCCATACTTCTATGATTTAGTTGAATATATTGATGATGATGAGCAAAATAATTTTTTAGAACAATACCAAAGTGGAAATAATTTGTGGTTATTTTCATATTTCACATTATTAGATAAATTAATCTACTTGGAACTTGAAGATGGTGAATTTATTCAAGTTAAAACTATTCTAGATTTGTATACAAAACTAGAAAAATGGATGTTATTGTCAGGATATATTAACAATTTTAGTCCAGCTAAAAAAAATGATATTGTTAGAAAAGCAAAACAAAAAAATGAAAAATTGCTTGCATTAGAAAGCGCAGTTAACTTATACATTCAAAATGAAGAAGAATCATATATTCAGAACATAAATAGCCAATTAAAAAATACTCCCGTTTTATTTGATGATCAAAAAGCTACATTAATTGAATTATTTCGTATATCACATTTAATTAATACAGACGATTATGATTTAACAACTTTTAATGCTTTATATAATTTTATTTCTAGCGGAATGTATGATGAAGATGATAGCTTTAAAATTACGACTGCTTTAGAAGGGAAAATGATAAGTTTTAAAGACGATATTATTAATAGTATTAATAATGAAGAGGTAGAAAATAAAGAAAAGATAGTTTATTTCATTGAGCATTTGTACTTATATCAATTCTTTGTTATAAAAAATCAAGATTATGATAAAGCGACTTATAACACATTAAACTTATTGAAATTATGCGCATTATATGATAGTGATAAAGCAATTAAATATAATAATCTTATTATTGATGTTATTATAAAAAATCAGTATATTGAAGTTGAAACCTTGAATAATTCTATCCTTTTAGATTTGGATACACAAAATTGCCTACGTCTTTTAAGGGAACTTCCTTTTAAAAATCCATTTATCAATGCAGGGAAATCTGTTCGGCTTGAGAATCAAATTTGTTTAATACCGGGCAATCATTTTCATTCTTCAGCAACTAGGATTAATCAATTATTAACATTTGATAAATATAATTTAGCGATAGGATCAAATTTTGAAAAATTAAATATATCTCAAGATTTAACCGCTGAAGAATTGATTATTGAAGTGCTGAAAATTCATGATTTAAAGTATAATAAAGAAATACTTCAAGCAAATGATTTCGATACAAATACTATTTATAATGGTGTTATTAAAGCATTTGATCGTGATAATAAATTCGTTTATGTTAATTCTTTAATAAACGAAAAACCAATAGAATTTACTTTACATGTAAATTATTTTGATAGGTTAAATTGTCTTGAAAATATTTCTCTTTTTATAAAAAAAGGAGATCAAATTTCTTTTAATATTATCAAAAATGAGGATAAAAAAGTTTATTTAAAATTTAATGAAGAATTTAGTAAATATATTGATGAATTAATAGATCAAAACGATATTCATATTATTAAGATATTTAAAATAGATAACCAAGGAGCTATAGGTGTTTCTGAAAATGGAATTCTTGTTTTTTTAAATGATTTAAATTTAATTTTAAATAAATGTTATGAAGTTAAATTAATTGATTATAATGAACAAATCAATGCATTTATTGGTTATGATCACAAATTAACGAACCAGCAATTTGTTAATAATATAGAAAGTTTGTATAGAAAATTTCTTATAAGTTCAAAATTCATTCAAAAACCTGATGTATTTGATAATAATAAAATATTAGAAGTTCAATTAAGATTTTTGATGTCTGCAATAGAATCTACAATTTCAGATGATGATCAATTGAAAGAAACGATTCTGAAATTCTTATTCTTATACACGATTAGTAGTATTTTAAAAAGTAGTAAATCTTATTATTATAAACAAAAACTTAATAATATTTATAATATCTTACATATTACAAGTGAGAAGGAAAATGTAGAGTTAATCGAAATTGATGAATCAACTGTATCTAAATTTGAAAATCTTAAAACGGAGCGAATAGTTTATGATCTATTAAATTATTTTAATTCTGATAATATTGATATTCCTATAAACATTCATTCAGATAATAAATATTATAAAGCCAAAAAATTAATAGAATCATATAATTTAATTAAACAATATAATCAAAATCAAGATTTGTTCAAATTTTATCAACAATTAATCATTAGTGAATTATTGAATAATGAAAAAATCATTGATAAAAATTTACAAATAGAGGGATTGATAAAAATTGATGAAGAAATTAATCATCCATTTTTACGTAATAAAACAAACTTAGGTATCGAATCTAAACATCAAGAATTTAAATCATCATTCTTTTATTCTGCATCCGAAATTAAGCAAGTTGATGTTGTTTTAAGGACTATTAATGGTTTTTTAAATTCATTTGAGGGGGGGAAATTATTTATTGGTGTAAATGATGATGGTGATATTATTGGTCTTGAGAATGATCTGAATTATGAAAATAAGAAAAGAACGTTAGATCAATACCAAAATGAAATAGTTTCTGCAATTAATTATGGTTTTCCTAAAGAAATAGCAACTTCTTTTTTAGATTTTAAATTCCATAATTTGAATCAATTTGTTTATTTAGAAATTCAGATTAAACCTTATGACGCACCAATACATTATAAAAACGAATTTTGGTTAAGACAAGCTAATCGTACGACAATTCTAAAAGGAAATGATCTAACAGATTTTTTCAAAAGAAAAATGAATAGAAGTGTTTCTTTTAAAGAAGAAAAAGTATTAGAAGATAATATTATTTCCTATAATGATATTGATAATCTTCAGCCTATATATAATGAGGATTATTATAGTGAATTTAAAACCGAGGGACAAATACAAAATAATTTATTTACGAATGTTGAAGATGACTATTTAGTAACTTTATATATTTTTGAAGATAATACTTATTTAATATCTAAAGATGAGTTTAAACAAGATTATCTCTTTAAAATTAGAATTAATGAGGCAGATAAATTAAGTTATTTACTTATGTGTTATGATAATGCTTGTGTTAACAAAGTAGATATACGACAAATTATTAGTAAAAAATTAAATAGACGATATAGTAATGCAATGAGTGATTATGGTAAATTAATGGCAACATTCATTTCGAAAGATGCCGATCATATTTTGATAAAAACTACTTGTTTAAACAAAGAATATGTTAAGATTATTCATTCAAATAAAATTACGGCTCATAGAAGTTTAGGACTGAAAGGTAATCAAATTGTGCAAGAAGAAATAGATACAGTTAATAAGTATTTAATTTTAACGAGTGATTTAGCAAACTCCTATCTTGATTTTGTTAGAGAATCCAAACAAGGCTATGGTGCATATTTAAATTCAAATTATACTAATAAACTTCAAGGATTAAACATTTAA
- the hemA gene encoding glutamyl-tRNA reductase gives MTIRGNKTEEKFYVIGISYEKADAVTRGKFTFFPEQVETFTKDSKSNGLENFFIVSTCNRTEFYGFAESEDQIVEQYCKYTEGNAVDFRQFMMVKEGEEAINHLFRVSSGLESQILGDFDIIGQIKIWFSRFKKQGTSNAFLERLVNTAIQISKKVKNETFLSNGSASVAYSAVNFIQATQGDLTDKNILLYGIGKIGRNTCANLVKHYPNTNITLINRTKEKAEVLGLKYDITVKDHSELKQELQNTDILIVATGAGSYTITEEMIAFDKEMTIIDMSVPENVIHTLASRESIQLVNVDGLSKMVDDTIAQRRNSIPEALAIIEEHSTEFYEWLETRELVPAIQSFKDRLDFFQSFALHNLKKDNVNIDENETILTEKVIQKITNQFASYLIENKENADETIQLIEKMFHLKQA, from the coding sequence ATGACAATTAGAGGTAATAAAACGGAAGAAAAATTTTACGTTATCGGAATCAGCTATGAAAAAGCAGATGCCGTAACAAGAGGTAAATTTACATTTTTTCCAGAACAAGTAGAAACATTTACAAAAGATTCTAAATCGAATGGTTTAGAAAACTTTTTTATTGTATCAACTTGTAATCGTACTGAATTTTATGGTTTTGCTGAAAGTGAAGATCAAATCGTTGAGCAATATTGTAAATACACAGAAGGTAATGCAGTAGATTTCCGTCAATTTATGATGGTAAAAGAAGGTGAAGAGGCGATTAATCATTTATTTCGCGTATCGTCAGGTTTAGAAAGTCAAATTTTAGGTGATTTTGATATCATAGGTCAAATCAAAATTTGGTTTTCTCGTTTCAAAAAACAAGGCACATCCAATGCTTTTTTAGAGCGTTTAGTGAATACTGCAATCCAAATTAGTAAAAAAGTCAAAAACGAAACTTTTTTAAGTAATGGTTCTGCATCTGTCGCTTATTCAGCAGTGAATTTTATTCAAGCTACCCAAGGAGATTTAACAGACAAAAATATTTTGTTGTACGGAATTGGTAAAATTGGTCGTAATACATGTGCGAATTTGGTCAAACATTATCCAAACACAAATATTACATTAATCAACCGTACAAAAGAAAAAGCGGAAGTTCTTGGACTGAAATATGATATTACAGTAAAAGATCACAGCGAATTAAAACAAGAATTACAAAACACAGATATTTTAATTGTAGCAACAGGAGCAGGTAGTTATACCATTACCGAAGAAATGATTGCATTTGATAAAGAGATGACAATTATTGATATGTCAGTTCCAGAAAATGTAATTCATACATTGGCTTCTCGCGAATCTATTCAGTTAGTAAATGTAGATGGATTGTCAAAAATGGTAGATGATACAATTGCGCAACGTCGTAATTCTATTCCAGAAGCTTTGGCAATTATCGAAGAACACTCAACAGAATTTTACGAATGGTTAGAAACCAGAGAATTAGTTCCTGCGATTCAATCTTTTAAAGATAGATTAGACTTTTTTCAAAGTTTTGCTTTACATAACTTGAAAAAAGATAATGTAAACATCGACGAAAATGAAACGATTTTAACAGAAAAAGTAATTCAAAAAATTACCAATCAGTTTGCCTCTTATTTGATCGAAAATAAAGAAAATGCAGACGAAACAATTCAGTTAATCGAAAAAATGTTTCATTTAAAACAAGCTTAA
- a CDS encoding site-specific integrase, translating into MKSSIKIVCKKNALADGKFPIYLRITIDRKSKFYKIPYSCDLREWNEVKGRFNSKNSNYLQSNRVLSRIEDDASKIFDELLEYKNTFTLIEFDNLYRQNSIDNNNFVDFLELRIKQLYESKQISYSDSHNDTLISLRKFKSNIDKYSFDDIDYNFLLNYETFLRKTGCKDGGIGVYMRNIRATFNIAIKSKIAKQELYPFKDYKISALKSQKIKKALTKEQLQNLIDFDIKKIPSATNARYLYLFSFYARGMNFTDLAELRWDEIEYSKFSYKRNKTGINIRVKIPENDITNEILKFYKEYRPYPTNYIFPILKKDILDYNEEELFNRKHSVRSYYNKQLKLIFEDLKIDTKINFYTARHTFATLSLRNGVQVSKIKQALGHQSIKTTESYLEDFKDHEIDEAFEKLI; encoded by the coding sequence ATGAAATCAAGTATTAAAATCGTTTGTAAAAAAAATGCGCTAGCTGATGGTAAATTCCCAATCTATTTAAGAATTACTATTGATAGAAAATCTAAATTCTATAAAATCCCATATTCTTGTGATTTAAGAGAGTGGAATGAAGTAAAAGGTAGATTCAATTCTAAAAATTCAAATTATCTTCAATCAAATAGAGTATTAAGTAGAATTGAGGATGACGCTTCTAAAATTTTTGATGAACTACTAGAGTATAAAAATACATTTACATTAATAGAATTTGATAATTTATATCGTCAAAATTCCATTGATAATAATAATTTTGTTGATTTTTTAGAATTAAGAATAAAACAATTATATGAATCAAAACAAATAAGTTATAGTGATTCTCATAATGACACTTTAATTTCTTTAAGAAAATTTAAAAGTAATATTGATAAATACTCTTTTGATGATATTGATTATAACTTCTTATTAAATTATGAAACATTTTTAAGAAAAACAGGATGTAAAGATGGTGGTATTGGAGTATATATGAGAAATATACGTGCAACTTTCAATATTGCAATAAAATCAAAAATTGCAAAACAGGAATTATATCCTTTTAAAGATTACAAAATATCTGCTCTTAAATCTCAAAAAATAAAAAAAGCACTAACAAAAGAGCAATTACAAAATTTAATAGATTTTGATATTAAAAAGATTCCTTCAGCAACTAATGCACGATATTTATATTTGTTTAGTTTTTATGCAAGGGGTATGAATTTTACTGATTTAGCAGAGTTAAGATGGGATGAAATAGAATATAGTAAATTCTCATATAAAAGAAATAAAACAGGCATAAACATTCGTGTAAAAATTCCAGAAAATGATATTACAAACGAAATATTGAAATTCTATAAAGAATATCGTCCCTATCCTACTAACTACATTTTTCCAATACTAAAGAAAGATATTCTTGATTATAATGAAGAAGAATTATTTAATCGGAAACACAGTGTTAGAAGCTATTATAACAAACAATTAAAACTAATATTTGAAGATCTAAAAATTGACACAAAAATAAATTTCTATACTGCTCGCCATACTTTTGCTACATTATCTTTAAGAAATGGTGTTCAAGTTTCTAAAATCAAACAAGCTCTCGGTCACCAATCAATTAAAACTACTGAATCTTATTTAGAAGATTTTAAAGATCATGAAATTGATGAAGCTTTTGAGAAGTTGATATAG
- the hemC gene encoding hydroxymethylbilane synthase, whose protein sequence is MKTIKIGTRQSPLALWQANKVASILEAKGHPTEIVPITSEGDTNLKQPIYSLGLTGVFTRSLDIALLNDQVDIAVHSLKDVPTILPETLELIAYPERASSADILVYKSEDIFKKEHRIIATGSLRRKAFWNHKYPNDTIVDLRGNVQLRLQKLQDNQDWDGAVFAFAGLDRSEILDELAAKGLHYKVIDWMIAAPSQGILGIVAKEGFDLSDINNPQCELFATVERQFLNVLEGGCTAPIGALVEKIDEENYSFKGAILSIDGQEMISIERQFKANEYLTKGREFAEECIAQGAGKMIEQIKKEIGTK, encoded by the coding sequence ATGAAAACAATAAAAATTGGTACACGTCAAAGTCCTTTAGCACTTTGGCAAGCCAATAAAGTAGCTTCGATTTTAGAAGCGAAGGGTCATCCAACAGAAATCGTTCCGATTACTTCTGAAGGTGATACAAACCTAAAACAACCCATTTATTCGTTAGGATTAACAGGCGTTTTTACACGTTCATTGGACATTGCATTGTTGAATGATCAAGTAGATATTGCTGTACATTCTCTAAAAGATGTGCCAACTATTTTACCTGAAACATTAGAATTGATAGCTTATCCGGAACGTGCAAGTTCTGCTGATATTTTAGTGTACAAATCAGAAGATATTTTCAAGAAAGAACACCGTATTATCGCAACAGGTTCTTTGCGCCGTAAAGCCTTTTGGAATCATAAATACCCTAATGATACCATTGTAGATTTACGTGGAAATGTACAATTACGTTTACAAAAATTACAAGATAATCAAGATTGGGACGGTGCAGTGTTTGCATTTGCAGGTTTAGATCGTTCAGAAATTTTAGATGAATTAGCTGCAAAAGGTCTTCATTATAAAGTGATTGATTGGATGATTGCTGCGCCATCGCAAGGAATTTTGGGAATTGTAGCAAAAGAAGGTTTTGATTTGAGTGATATTAATAATCCTCAATGTGAATTGTTTGCGACAGTAGAACGTCAATTCTTAAATGTTTTAGAAGGAGGTTGTACAGCACCAATTGGAGCATTAGTTGAAAAAATCGATGAAGAAAATTATTCGTTCAAAGGAGCAATTTTATCCATTGATGGACAAGAAATGATTTCAATCGAAAGACAATTTAAAGCAAATGAGTATTTGACGAAAGGTCGCGAATTTGCTGAAGAATGTATTGCACAAGGTGCAGGAAAAATGATTGAACAAATTAAAAAAGAAATCGGAACGAAATAG
- a CDS encoding Fic family protein — MQNRTKFLDQTKPLLNERQLKVILKMLDQGAEGFEGGMSAKKYISITKTSKATATRDLQDLVEKNVLITEGAGRSVRYELNM, encoded by the coding sequence ATGCAAAATAGAACGAAGTTTTTAGATCAAACAAAACCTCTTTTAAATGAGCGTCAACTAAAAGTCATTCTAAAAATGTTGGATCAAGGTGCGGAAGGATTTGAAGGTGGAATGTCTGCAAAGAAATATATTTCGATAACAAAAACATCAAAAGCTACTGCTACACGTGATTTACAAGATTTAGTTGAAAAAAATGTATTGATTACTGAAGGTGCGGGGCGTTCTGTGAGATATGAGTTGAATATGTAA
- a CDS encoding uroporphyrinogen-III synthase: protein MRTKVLFTKLIPSSLLEKEFGADVEVVCKPTLDIELTSANEILKQIDDSIHQFIVTSQNTVNAIQDLELNGHFFVVGKKTAEKLKTQNREVVLVEDYAEDLAPKLISGNYLPKWNFLCGSSRRDLLVNELSKVNHEVNQIITYQTEQINYQVNDLFEVYAFFSPLSFKAFHQHNNIPESSRIFTVGNTTTSAIKEVYPNHKIITAQTPLVEVVVENIKKYINDKK, encoded by the coding sequence GTGCGTACAAAAGTTTTATTTACAAAGTTAATTCCGTCTTCGCTTCTTGAAAAAGAATTTGGAGCTGATGTAGAGGTGGTTTGCAAGCCAACTTTGGATATTGAATTGACTTCGGCGAATGAAATTTTGAAGCAGATTGATGATTCAATTCATCAATTTATCGTAACGAGTCAAAATACTGTAAATGCCATTCAAGATTTGGAGTTGAATGGTCATTTTTTTGTTGTAGGAAAAAAAACGGCAGAAAAACTGAAAACGCAAAACAGAGAAGTTGTTTTGGTTGAAGATTACGCAGAAGATTTAGCTCCGAAATTAATTTCAGGAAATTATCTTCCGAAATGGAATTTCTTATGTGGTTCTTCGCGTCGTGATTTGTTGGTAAACGAATTGTCAAAAGTCAATCACGAAGTTAATCAGATTATAACCTATCAAACAGAACAAATTAATTATCAAGTGAATGATTTGTTCGAAGTCTATGCTTTTTTTAGTCCGTTATCATTCAAAGCATTTCATCAACACAATAATATTCCAGAAAGTTCGCGTATTTTTACAGTCGGAAATACAACAACTTCTGCAATCAAAGAAGTTTATCCAAATCATAAAATTATAACTGCACAAACACCTTTGGTGGAAGTGGTTGTCGAAAATATAAAAAAATACATCAATGATAAAAAATGA